A stretch of the Sulfuritortus calidifontis genome encodes the following:
- a CDS encoding YfiR family protein, protein MPLGLRPTWSNRPLLALLALLAALGSVARAEGLTEYQAKAAMLYNFPKFIDWPAGTRPGAMLCVLGPDPFGPALDSLQGKPLRNGAVSIARPASVQAALTCQVLFIAGADNLNRVLAGLGTAPVLTIGEEEGMAARGVMIELIREGPRIAFKINLSAARRAGLSISSQLLKLAREVY, encoded by the coding sequence ATGCCGCTTGGGCTCCGCCCGACCTGGTCAAACCGGCCCCTGCTCGCCTTGCTGGCGTTGCTGGCTGCCCTTGGCTCTGTGGCACGGGCCGAGGGCCTGACTGAATATCAGGCCAAGGCCGCCATGCTCTACAACTTTCCCAAGTTCATCGACTGGCCGGCCGGCACCCGCCCGGGCGCCATGCTTTGCGTGCTGGGCCCCGACCCTTTCGGCCCCGCCCTCGATTCCCTGCAGGGCAAGCCGCTCAGGAACGGCGCGGTCAGCATCGCCCGGCCGGCCAGCGTCCAGGCCGCCCTGACCTGTCAGGTGCTATTCATCGCCGGGGCCGACAACCTGAACCGGGTGCTGGCCGGACTGGGCACCGCGCCAGTGCTCACCATCGGCGAGGAGGAAGGCATGGCCGCGCGCGGCGTGATGATCGAGCTGATCCGGGAGGGCCCCCGCATCGCCTTCAAGATCAACCTGAGCGCCGCCCGGCGCGCGGGACTGTCGATCAGTTCCCAGCTGCTCAAGCTGGCCCGGGAAGTCTACTGA
- the uvrA gene encoding excinuclease ABC subunit UvrA, producing the protein MIRIRGARTHNLKNVNLDLPHHQLIVITGLSGSGKSSLAFDTLYAEGQRRYVESLSAYARQFLQLMEKPDVDLIEGLSPAIAIEQKTASHNPRSTVGTVTEIHDYLRLLFARAGTPRCPEHGIELAAQTVSQMVDQVLSLPEDTRLMILAPLVVGRKGEQLALFDELRAQGFVRLRVDGEVYDIDALPKLDKNKKHTIEAVVDRLKVRAEVKQRLAESFETALRHSDGRALAVDMDSGHEQLFSARFACPVCDYALPELEPRLFSFNNPMGACPKCDGLGAITFFDPKRVVAFPHLSLASGAIKGWDRRNAFFFRMLTDLALHYGFDIEAPFEELPERVREIVLYGSGGEVIPFHYLGEGGRKVTRQHSFDGVIPILEKRYRDAESQLLREELAKYIASRPCPECEGSRLRVEARHVTIGGQTLHALSRLPIRQTLKFFDALKLTGHRAQVADKIVKEIVARLSFLNNVGLDYLSLERSADTLSGGEAQRIRLASQIGSGLTGVMYVLDEPSIGLHQRDNDRLLGTLKHLRDLGNTVIVVEHDEDAIRAADYVVDMGPGAGEHGGEVVAEGTPKQIIASKASLTGQYLAGKKAIAVPKKRKAPDPDRQLVLTGASGNNLKEVTLKLPLGLFVGITGVSGSGKSTLINDTLYAAVSNLLYGSALEPAPFADIDGVEFFDKVINVDQSPIGRTPRSNPATYTGLFTPIRELFAGVPQARERGYGPGRFSFNVKGGRCEACQGDGMIKVEMHFLPDIYVPCDVCHGQRYNRETLEIQYKGKSIHDVLQMTVEEAYEFFKPVPTVARKLKTLIDVGLTYVRLGQSATTLSGGEAQRVKLALELSKRDTGRTLYILDEPTTGLHFHDISLLLDVLHRLVGHGNTVVVIEHNLDVLKTADWIIDLGPEGGEGGGRIIAEGTPEQVAKHPDSHTGRYLKAVLR; encoded by the coding sequence ATGATCCGCATCCGGGGCGCCCGCACCCACAACCTGAAGAACGTCAATCTCGATCTGCCGCATCACCAGTTGATCGTGATCACCGGCCTGTCCGGCTCGGGCAAGTCTTCGCTCGCCTTCGACACCCTCTATGCCGAGGGCCAGCGTCGCTATGTCGAATCGCTCTCGGCCTATGCCCGGCAATTCCTGCAATTGATGGAAAAGCCCGACGTCGACCTGATCGAGGGCCTGTCGCCCGCCATCGCAATCGAGCAGAAGACCGCCAGCCACAACCCGCGCTCCACCGTGGGCACGGTGACCGAGATCCACGACTACCTGCGCCTCCTGTTCGCCCGCGCCGGCACCCCGCGCTGCCCGGAGCATGGCATCGAGCTGGCGGCGCAGACGGTGTCGCAGATGGTCGACCAGGTGCTGAGCCTGCCCGAGGACACCCGGCTGATGATCCTGGCGCCCCTGGTGGTCGGCCGCAAGGGCGAGCAGCTGGCGCTGTTCGACGAGCTGCGCGCCCAGGGCTTCGTCCGCCTGCGCGTCGACGGCGAGGTCTACGACATCGACGCCCTGCCCAAACTCGACAAGAACAAGAAGCACACCATCGAGGCCGTGGTCGACCGGCTCAAGGTCCGCGCCGAGGTGAAGCAGCGCTTGGCCGAATCGTTCGAGACCGCCCTGCGCCACTCCGACGGCCGTGCCCTGGCGGTGGACATGGACAGCGGCCACGAGCAGCTGTTCTCGGCCAGGTTCGCCTGCCCGGTATGCGACTATGCCCTGCCCGAGCTGGAGCCGCGGCTGTTCTCGTTCAACAACCCCATGGGCGCCTGCCCCAAATGCGACGGCCTCGGCGCGATCACCTTCTTCGACCCCAAGCGGGTGGTCGCCTTCCCCCACCTCTCGCTCGCCTCCGGCGCGATCAAGGGCTGGGATAGGCGCAACGCCTTCTTCTTCCGCATGCTGACCGACCTGGCCCTGCATTACGGCTTCGACATCGAGGCGCCGTTCGAGGAGCTGCCCGAGCGGGTACGCGAGATCGTGCTCTACGGCAGCGGCGGCGAGGTCATCCCCTTCCACTACCTGGGCGAGGGCGGCCGCAAGGTCACCCGCCAGCACAGCTTCGACGGCGTCATCCCGATTTTGGAAAAGCGCTACAGGGACGCCGAATCCCAGCTTTTGCGCGAGGAACTGGCCAAGTACATCGCCAGCCGGCCCTGCCCCGAGTGCGAGGGCTCGCGTTTGCGGGTGGAGGCGCGCCACGTCACCATCGGCGGCCAGACCCTGCACGCCCTGTCGCGCCTGCCCATCCGCCAGACCCTGAAGTTCTTCGATGCGCTGAAGCTGACCGGCCACCGCGCCCAGGTGGCGGACAAGATCGTCAAGGAGATCGTCGCCCGCCTGTCCTTCCTCAACAATGTGGGCCTCGATTACCTCTCACTGGAGCGCTCGGCCGACACCCTGTCCGGCGGCGAGGCCCAGCGCATCCGCCTGGCGAGCCAGATCGGCTCCGGCCTCACCGGCGTCATGTACGTGCTGGACGAGCCTTCCATCGGCCTGCACCAGCGCGACAATGACCGCCTGCTCGGCACCCTGAAGCACTTGCGCGATTTGGGCAACACCGTGATCGTGGTCGAGCACGACGAGGATGCCATCCGCGCCGCCGACTACGTGGTCGACATGGGCCCCGGCGCCGGCGAGCACGGCGGCGAGGTGGTGGCCGAAGGCACGCCCAAGCAGATCATCGCCAGCAAGGCCTCGCTCACCGGCCAGTACCTCGCGGGCAAGAAGGCCATCGCCGTGCCGAAGAAGCGCAAGGCGCCGGACCCGGATCGCCAGCTGGTGCTGACCGGCGCCAGCGGCAACAACCTGAAAGAGGTCACCCTCAAGCTGCCGCTCGGCCTCTTCGTCGGCATCACCGGGGTCTCCGGCTCGGGCAAGTCGACCCTGATCAACGACACCCTCTACGCCGCGGTGTCCAACCTGCTCTACGGCTCGGCCCTGGAGCCGGCGCCGTTCGCGGACATCGACGGCGTCGAGTTCTTCGACAAGGTGATCAACGTCGACCAAAGCCCCATCGGCCGCACCCCGCGCTCCAACCCGGCCACCTACACCGGCCTGTTCACCCCGATCCGCGAGCTGTTCGCCGGCGTGCCCCAGGCGCGCGAGCGCGGCTACGGGCCCGGCCGCTTCTCCTTCAACGTCAAGGGCGGCCGCTGCGAGGCCTGCCAGGGCGACGGCATGATCAAGGTGGAGATGCACTTTTTGCCCGACATCTACGTACCCTGCGACGTCTGCCACGGCCAGCGCTACAACCGCGAGACTTTGGAGATCCAGTACAAGGGCAAGAGCATTCACGACGTCCTGCAGATGACGGTGGAGGAGGCCTACGAATTCTTCAAGCCGGTGCCCACCGTGGCGCGCAAGCTGAAGACCCTGATCGACGTCGGCCTCACCTACGTCCGCCTGGGCCAGTCGGCCACCACCCTGTCGGGCGGCGAGGCGCAGCGGGTGAAGCTGGCCTTGGAGCTGTCCAAGCGCGACACCGGCCGCACCCTGTACATCCTGGACGAGCCGACCACCGGCCTGCACTTCCATGACATCTCGCTGCTGCTCGATGTGCTGCATCGCCTGGTCGGCCACGGCAACACGGTGGTGGTGATCGAACACAACCTCGACGTGCTGAAGACCGCCGACTGGATCATCGACCTCGGCCCCGAAGGCGGCGAGGGCGGCGGCCGCATCATCGCCGAGGGCACGCCGGAGCAGGTGGCCAAGCACCCGGACAGCCATACCGGCCGGTATCTCAAGGCAGTTTTACGGTAA
- a CDS encoding pseudouridine synthase, with amino-acid sequence MTELIRLSKLMAERGLCSRREADAYIERGWVFVDGLKVDVLGTKVAPDCEIRLAQQADQQQQRRVTILLHKPVGYVSGQPEPGFTPALALIQRDTQWQESRGPAFSPAMLKGLAPAGRLDIDSTGLLVLTQDGRIARHLIGDDSQVEKEYLVRVEGRLDEKGLALLNHGLSLDGHKLRPAKVSWQNRDQLRFILKEGRKRQIRRMCELVGLKVVGLKRVRIGRVRLGELPLGQWRYLREDERF; translated from the coding sequence ATGACTGAACTCATCCGCCTGTCCAAACTCATGGCCGAACGCGGGCTGTGCTCGCGGCGCGAAGCCGACGCTTACATCGAGCGCGGCTGGGTCTTTGTCGACGGCCTCAAGGTCGACGTGCTCGGCACCAAGGTCGCCCCCGATTGCGAGATCCGGCTTGCCCAGCAGGCCGACCAACAACAGCAGCGCCGGGTAACCATATTGCTGCACAAACCGGTGGGCTATGTCTCCGGCCAGCCGGAGCCGGGCTTCACGCCCGCGCTGGCCTTGATCCAGCGCGACACCCAATGGCAGGAGAGCCGCGGCCCGGCCTTCAGCCCGGCCATGCTGAAAGGCCTGGCCCCGGCCGGCCGTTTGGACATCGATTCCACAGGCTTGTTGGTGCTCACTCAGGACGGACGCATCGCCCGGCACCTGATCGGCGACGACTCCCAGGTGGAAAAGGAATATCTGGTGCGGGTGGAGGGGCGGCTCGACGAGAAAGGCCTGGCCCTGCTCAACCACGGCCTGTCGCTCGACGGCCACAAGCTCAGGCCGGCCAAGGTCAGCTGGCAAAACCGCGACCAGTTGCGCTTCATTCTGAAGGAAGGCCGCAAGCGCCAGATCCGCCGCATGTGCGAGTTGGTCGGGCTCAAGGTGGTGGGGCTCAAGCGCGTGCGCATCGGCCGCGTGCGCCTGGGCGAGCTGCCCCTGGGCCAGTGGCGCTATTTGCGCGAGGACGAGCGCTTCTAG
- a CDS encoding TonB-dependent receptor plug domain-containing protein, which translates to MPALLAALAWQAGPVAATAAPPDLASFALEDLLNMEVFSASKFQQKASEAPSAVTVITAEEIMAYGHRTLADILKTIRGVYVSYDRNYSYVGVRGFGRPGDYNTRLLLLVDGHRVNDNVYDGGLVGSDFILDVDLIERVEFVPGPGSAIYGNNALFGVINVITKQGRQLDGAEVSAEVASHDTWKTRASYGRRLDNGLEVLLSIGRYDSQGQNLFYPEFGGTAVGLDHDRADNFYGKFSFADFTLSLAHADRKKGVPTASYGQDFNDPRSATIDRQSFLDLQYQQRLTEQLEFTGRAYYGLYHFSGDYPYSGVVNHDRTDGRWWGGELKFVHTAFQNHKLVFGAEYQRDGQRDQANYDLDPYAVYLDDRRRSQRWGLYLQDEYSLSERTLLSAGLRFDRSAEGHESVNPRLGLIHRWDNTTTLKALYGTAFRAPDAYELYYTALGPPDQLANPNLRPEKIKTYELVLEKVIGSDIRLTAATYHYVIDNLIEQVTLPGGDLMFNNIAQAKANGIELEAERRWADGSQLRASYSWQLAEREDGTWLDNSPRHLAKLNWSQPILGNRWRSGLELQYLGSRRTSHPGISAGSSVVTNLTLTSSKLAKGLEVSAGIYNLFDQDCVDPGSDEHSQALLHQDGRTWRLKLGYRF; encoded by the coding sequence TTGCCGGCCCTGCTCGCCGCCCTCGCCTGGCAGGCCGGCCCCGTCGCCGCGACGGCCGCGCCCCCCGATCTCGCCAGCTTCGCCCTGGAAGACCTGCTCAACATGGAGGTCTTTTCGGCCTCCAAATTCCAGCAAAAGGCGAGCGAGGCGCCCTCGGCGGTGACCGTGATCACGGCCGAGGAGATCATGGCCTATGGCCACCGCACCCTGGCCGACATCCTCAAGACGATCCGCGGCGTCTACGTCAGCTACGACCGCAACTACAGCTATGTCGGGGTGCGCGGCTTCGGCCGGCCGGGCGACTACAACACCCGCCTGCTCCTGCTGGTCGACGGGCACCGAGTCAACGACAACGTCTACGACGGCGGCCTGGTCGGCAGCGACTTCATCCTCGACGTCGACCTGATCGAACGGGTGGAGTTCGTGCCCGGCCCCGGCTCGGCCATCTACGGCAACAACGCCTTATTCGGGGTGATCAACGTGATCACCAAGCAGGGCCGCCAGCTCGACGGCGCCGAGGTCTCGGCCGAGGTCGCCAGCCACGATACCTGGAAGACCCGCGCCAGCTACGGCCGCCGGCTCGACAACGGCCTCGAGGTCCTGCTCTCCATCGGCCGCTACGACAGCCAGGGACAGAATCTCTTCTACCCGGAGTTCGGCGGCACCGCGGTCGGCCTCGATCACGACCGCGCCGACAACTTCTACGGCAAGTTCAGCTTCGCCGATTTCACGCTTTCCTTGGCCCATGCCGACCGCAAAAAGGGCGTTCCCACTGCCTCTTACGGCCAGGACTTCAACGATCCGCGCTCAGCGACCATCGACCGTCAGTCCTTCCTCGATCTTCAATACCAGCAGCGCCTGACCGAGCAGCTGGAGTTCACCGGCCGGGCCTACTATGGGCTGTATCACTTCAGCGGCGACTACCCCTATTCCGGGGTAGTCAACCACGACCGGACCGACGGCCGCTGGTGGGGCGGGGAACTGAAATTCGTGCACACCGCCTTCCAGAACCACAAGCTGGTCTTCGGTGCCGAGTACCAGCGCGATGGGCAGCGCGATCAGGCCAACTACGATCTCGACCCCTATGCGGTCTACCTGGACGACCGACGTCGGAGTCAGCGCTGGGGGCTATACCTCCAGGACGAATACAGCCTGAGCGAGCGCACCCTGCTCAGCGCCGGCCTTCGCTTCGACCGCTCGGCCGAAGGCCACGAGAGCGTCAATCCCCGCCTGGGCCTGATCCATCGATGGGACAACACGACCACGCTGAAGGCCCTCTATGGCACCGCTTTCCGTGCCCCTGATGCCTATGAGCTCTACTACACCGCCCTCGGCCCGCCAGACCAACTGGCCAACCCCAATCTGCGGCCGGAGAAGATCAAGACCTATGAACTGGTGCTGGAGAAGGTGATCGGCAGCGATATCCGGCTGACGGCAGCGACCTACCACTATGTCATCGACAATCTGATCGAGCAGGTAACCCTGCCGGGGGGCGACCTGATGTTCAACAACATCGCCCAGGCCAAGGCCAACGGCATCGAGCTCGAGGCCGAGCGCCGTTGGGCCGACGGCAGCCAACTGAGGGCAAGCTATAGCTGGCAACTGGCCGAGCGCGAGGATGGCACCTGGCTGGACAACTCGCCGCGCCATCTGGCCAAACTGAACTGGAGCCAGCCGATCCTGGGCAACCGCTGGCGCAGCGGCCTGGAGCTGCAATACCTCGGCAGCCGCCGCACCAGCCACCCGGGCATCAGCGCCGGCAGCAGCGTGGTGACCAACCTCACGCTCACCAGCAGCAAACTGGCCAAGGGCCTGGAGGTCTCCGCCGGCATCTACAACCTGTTCGACCAGGACTGCGTGGACCCCGGTTCGGACGAGCATAGCCAGGCCCTGCTGCACCAGGACGGCCGCACCTGGCGGCTGAAACTCGGCTACCGCTTCTGA
- a CDS encoding ORF6N domain-containing protein yields MPKKTLAVSAPLVEHLTHSILVLRGQRVLLDSDLAALYGVETKRLNEQVRRNRDRFPPDFIFELSQDEYANLKSQIATSSWGGRRKPPLVFTEHGAIMAATVLNSPRAVEMSVYVVRAFVQLREMLAGNKELAKRLDELERRVEAKLQTHDQAIAGLIQTIRELMKPPQTKKRPIGFVTPKDD; encoded by the coding sequence ATGCCAAAAAAGACCCTTGCCGTATCTGCCCCACTTGTCGAGCATCTGACCCATTCCATTCTTGTCCTGCGCGGCCAGCGCGTTCTGCTGGACTCAGACCTGGCCGCGCTCTATGGCGTGGAGACGAAACGGCTCAACGAGCAGGTCCGGCGTAACCGGGACCGCTTTCCGCCCGACTTCATCTTCGAGCTGAGCCAGGATGAATATGCCAACTTGAAGTCGCAAATTGCGACTTCAAGTTGGGGTGGCCGCCGCAAGCCTCCGCTGGTATTTACCGAGCATGGCGCGATCATGGCTGCCACGGTGCTCAATTCGCCCCGCGCCGTGGAAATGAGCGTCTACGTCGTGCGCGCCTTCGTCCAACTGCGTGAGATGCTGGCCGGCAACAAGGAATTGGCCAAGCGGCTGGATGAACTGGAACGGCGGGTCGAGGCCAAGCTTCAGACCCATGACCAAGCCATCGCCGGTTTGATCCAGACCATCCGGGAACTGATGAAACCACCACAAACCAAGAAACGCCCCATCGGATTCGTCACGCCGAAAGATGACTGA
- a CDS encoding MFS transporter produces the protein MWPFSRKPSAMSSEVAPMTRSERRAAASLAAIFGLRMLGMFLILPVFALYAQDLPGGDDHALVGLALGMYGLTQALFMLPFGMASDRWGRKPVIIAGLLLFALGSFVAAAADDIYMVILGRALQGAGAISAAVTALLADLTREEKRTQAMAMVGSTIGLAFALSLAAGPLFYRWIGVPGIFAMTGVLALLAIVVVKFVTPNPGLTVFHSDAQTNPRRLGDVLRDGELLRLDFGIFALHAAQMAMFLIVPLALSDAGGLPADAHWQVYLPVLLGSFVFLVPAVIYGEKYGRMKPVFVSAIGLMFLAQLGFSLFIGHFWAVVATLLAYFVAFNILEATLPSLVSKVAPAEAKGTAMGVYNTAQALGLFFGGAVGGWLAKGWGQSAVFVFCAALIGVWLVLAKGMRPPLRVKTQMFHVGHLEAAAVQQLAARLSVFAGVESVTVLVDEGVVMLKVSQLGWDEEGVKHVLQGGE, from the coding sequence ATATGGCCATTTTCGCGCAAACCTTCAGCCATGTCTTCCGAAGTCGCTCCCATGACCCGCTCCGAGCGCCGGGCCGCCGCTTCGCTGGCCGCCATTTTCGGCCTGCGCATGCTGGGCATGTTCCTGATCCTGCCGGTGTTCGCCCTCTATGCCCAAGACCTGCCGGGCGGCGACGACCATGCCCTGGTCGGCCTGGCCCTGGGCATGTACGGCCTGACCCAGGCCCTGTTCATGCTGCCCTTCGGCATGGCCTCGGACCGCTGGGGCCGCAAGCCGGTGATCATCGCCGGTCTACTACTGTTCGCCTTGGGCAGCTTCGTCGCGGCGGCGGCGGACGACATCTACATGGTGATCCTTGGCCGGGCCCTGCAGGGGGCGGGCGCGATTTCGGCGGCGGTCACCGCCCTCTTGGCCGACCTGACCCGCGAGGAGAAGCGCACCCAGGCCATGGCCATGGTCGGCAGCACCATCGGCCTGGCCTTCGCCCTCTCCCTGGCTGCCGGCCCGCTGTTCTATCGCTGGATCGGCGTGCCCGGCATCTTCGCCATGACCGGGGTGCTGGCCTTGCTCGCCATCGTCGTCGTCAAGTTCGTCACGCCCAATCCCGGCCTGACCGTGTTCCACTCCGACGCCCAGACCAATCCCCGCCGCCTGGGCGACGTGCTGCGTGACGGCGAGCTGCTGCGCCTGGATTTCGGCATCTTCGCCCTGCATGCGGCGCAGATGGCCATGTTCCTCATCGTGCCGCTCGCCCTGAGCGACGCCGGCGGCCTGCCGGCCGACGCCCACTGGCAGGTCTATCTGCCGGTCCTGCTCGGCTCCTTTGTCTTCCTGGTGCCGGCGGTGATATATGGGGAGAAATACGGTCGGATGAAGCCGGTGTTCGTCTCCGCCATCGGCCTTATGTTTTTGGCCCAGCTTGGTTTCAGCCTGTTCATCGGCCATTTCTGGGCGGTAGTGGCCACCCTGCTGGCCTATTTCGTCGCCTTCAACATCCTGGAGGCGACCCTGCCCTCGCTGGTGTCCAAGGTGGCCCCGGCCGAGGCCAAAGGCACGGCGATGGGGGTATACAATACCGCCCAGGCCTTGGGCCTGTTCTTCGGCGGCGCAGTCGGCGGCTGGCTGGCCAAGGGCTGGGGGCAATCCGCGGTGTTCGTCTTCTGCGCCGCGCTGATCGGCGTCTGGCTGGTGCTGGCCAAGGGGATGCGGCCGCCGCTGCGGGTGAAGACCCAGATGTTCCATGTCGGCCACCTGGAGGCCGCCGCCGTGCAGCAGCTGGCCGCCCGGCTCTCGGTGTTCGCCGGGGTCGAGTCGGTGACCGTGCTGGTGGACGAGGGCGTGGTGATGCTCAAGGTGAGCCAGCTGGGCTGGGATGAAGAAGGTGTGAAGCATGTCTTGCAAGGGGGAGAATGA
- a CDS encoding response regulator gives MKAILADDHALFRDGFALLLKQLEADAEVLEAASLDEALLQARQHPEADLLLLDLSMPGMDGIDSVQQVLDQHPDIPVVILSASESRPQVEALMEMGVAGFIPKSSSSQVMFSALRLVLSGGVYVPSQLVGASGPAIPDDSVLARLTERQREVLRLLAGGRTNKQICRELNLSEGTVKVHLNAVYRVLGVANRIEAALLARRLNLVL, from the coding sequence ATGAAGGCCATCCTGGCCGATGATCACGCCCTGTTCCGCGACGGCTTCGCGCTGTTGCTGAAACAATTGGAGGCGGATGCCGAGGTGTTGGAGGCCGCCAGCCTGGACGAGGCCTTGCTCCAGGCCCGGCAGCACCCCGAGGCGGACCTGCTCCTACTTGACCTGTCGATGCCCGGCATGGACGGCATCGACAGCGTGCAGCAGGTGCTGGATCAGCACCCGGACATCCCCGTGGTCATCCTCTCCGCCTCGGAATCGCGGCCCCAGGTCGAGGCGCTGATGGAGATGGGCGTCGCCGGTTTCATCCCCAAATCCTCTTCTTCCCAAGTCATGTTCTCCGCCCTGCGCCTGGTGCTGTCGGGCGGGGTCTATGTCCCCTCGCAACTGGTCGGCGCCAGCGGCCCGGCGATCCCTGACGACAGCGTCCTGGCCCGGTTGACCGAGCGTCAGCGCGAGGTCCTGCGCCTGCTGGCGGGCGGCCGGACCAACAAGCAGATCTGCCGCGAGCTGAATCTGAGCGAAGGCACGGTCAAGGTCCATCTCAACGCCGTCTACCGCGTGCTCGGCGTGGCCAATCGCATCGAGGCCGCCCTCCTGGCGCGCCGTCTCAATCTCGTGCTGTAA
- the ssb gene encoding single-stranded DNA-binding protein: MASVNKVILVGNLGADPETRYMPSGDAVTTIRLATTDRFKDKSGERQERTEWHRVVFFGKLAEIAGEYLKKGRSVYVEGSLRTREWEKDGVKRYSTEIVANEMQMLGGRGEGGGGGSWSGSEESGGGRKSGGSGGGAGGGFDDLDDDIPF; encoded by the coding sequence ATGGCTTCGGTGAACAAGGTAATTCTGGTCGGCAATCTGGGCGCGGACCCGGAAACCCGTTACATGCCCAGCGGTGACGCGGTGACCACCATCCGGCTGGCGACCACCGACCGGTTCAAGGACAAGAGCGGCGAGCGCCAGGAGCGCACCGAATGGCACCGGGTGGTGTTCTTCGGCAAGCTGGCCGAGATCGCCGGGGAATATCTGAAGAAGGGGCGCTCGGTCTATGTCGAGGGCAGCCTGCGCACCCGCGAATGGGAGAAGGATGGCGTCAAGCGCTATTCCACCGAGATCGTCGCCAACGAAATGCAGATGCTCGGCGGCCGCGGCGAGGGCGGCGGTGGCGGTTCCTGGAGCGGCAGCGAGGAATCCGGCGGCGGCCGCAAGTCGGGCGGTTCCGGCGGTGGTGCGGGCGGCGGCTTCGACGATCTGGACGACGACATCCCGTTCTGA